The Kocuria flava nucleotide sequence CCTGGCAATGCGCATGTCCCCCAGGCTATCCCACGGCCGCGCCGTGTCCCGGCCCCGGTGCGGGCGCGGGCCCGCACCGGGGGCGGGGCTCAGACGAGGCGGGTGAGCCAGCCGTGGGGGTCCTCGGCGCGGCCGGTCTGGATCTCCAGCAGCTGCCGGCGGATGTCCATGGTGACGGGCCCGGGCCGGGCGTCGTCGTCGCCGATGGCGCCCTCCGTGCTGACCAGCCGGCCGATGGGGGTGATGACGGCGGCGGTGCCGCAGGCGAAGGCCTCGGTGATCCGCCCGCTGCGCCAGCCCTCGCGCCACTCGTCGAGGGTGAAGCGCCGCTCCTCGACCGTGAGCCCGCGGTCGCGGGCGAGCTGGAGGATCGAGCTGCGGGTGACGCCCTCGAGGATCGTGCCGGTGAGCTCGGGGGTCACGAGGGTGCCGTCGTCGTGGACGAAGAACACGTTCATCCCGCCGAGCTCCTCGACGGCGTCCCCGCGGTCGCGGTCGAGGAAGAGCACCTGCTGGCACCCGTGGGCCTCCCCCTCGATCTGCGCGATCAGCGAGGCCGCGTAGTTGCCGCCGCACTTGGCGGCGCCGGTGCCGCCGCGGCCGGCGCGGGCCCAGTCGCGGGCGAGCCAGATGTCGACCGGCTGCACGGGCCCGCCGAAGTAGTTGCCGGCCGGGGAGGCGATGACCGAGTAGAGCACCTGCCGGGAGGGGCGCACGCCCAGGAACGCCTCGGTGGCGATCATGAACGGGCGCAGGTAGAGCGACTCGCCCTCGCCGTCCGGCACCCACTGCTCGTCCACGGCCACGAGCTCCCGGAGGGAGTCGAGGAAGAGCTGCTCGGGCAGCTCGGGCAGGGCGAGGCGGCGGGCGGAGCGGTTGAGCCGGGCGGCGTTGGCCTCGGGGCGGAAGGTCCACACGGACCCGTCCGCGTGCCGGTAGGCCTTCAGCCCCTCGAAGATCTCCTGGCCGTAGTGGAGCACGGCGGCCGCGGGGTCCAGCACGAGGGGCCCGTAGGGCTCGATCCGCGGGTCGTTCCAGCGGCCGGTGCCCGCCACGACGTCGCCGAACCAGTCGATCTTGACCATGTGGTCGGTGAAGTTCGTGCCGAAGCCCGGGTCGGCGAGGATCGCCGCCCGGACCTCCTCCGGGACGGGGTCCTGGGTGAGGTGGTGGGCGAAGGTCGTGGGCTGAGTGGTCACTGCGTCTCCCTGCGAGGTCGACCCCGTGGCGACCGGCACGCGGGGCGTAGCTTGTCGTTCGCCCCCAGCCTATCCCCCGCCGCGCCGGCGGCGGTGCGGCGGGGCGCGGGGCTCAGCCCAGGGCGGCGACGACCGCGTCGCCCACCTGGGCCGTGGTGCGCTGCTCGTTCCCGTGGGCGGCGAGGTCCCGCTCGACGGCGGCCTCCACCCTGGCGGCCAGCGCGGGGTGGCCGAGGTGGTCGAGCATCATCGCGGTGGCCAGGATCGCGGCCACCGGGTTCGCCCTCTGCTGCCCGGCGATGTCCGGCGCGGAGCCGTGGACGGGCTCGAACATCGACGGGGCGGTGCGGTCGGCGTTGATGTTGCCGGCCGGGGCCAGGCCGATCCCGCCGGTGACCGCCCCGGCCAGGTCGGTGAGGATGTCGCCGAAGAGGTTGTCGGTGACGATCACGTCGAAGCGGGCCGGATCGGTGGTCAGGAAGATCGTCGCCGCGTCCACGTGCAGGTAGTCCACCTCGACCTGCGGGAACTGCGCGCCGACCTCCTCGACGAGCCGGGCGTAGAGCCGTCCGGCGTTGACCAGCACGTTGTGCTTGTGCACGAGCGTGAGCTTCTTGCGCTCGCGGCGCGCGGCGAGCTCGAAGGCGTAGCGCACGAGCCGGCGCACGCCGTGGGCGGTGTTGAGGGAGACCTCGGTGGCGATCTCCGCGTCCGTGCCGGCGCGCAGCGTGCCGCCGTTGCCCGCGTAGGGGCCCTCGGTGCCCTCGCGCACCACGACGAAGTCGATCTCCCCGGGCCGGGCCAGCGGGCTCGTGGTGCCGGGGTAGAGCTTCGAGGGGCGCAGGTTGACGTAGTGGTCGAGCGCGAAGCGCAGCCGCAGCAGGACGTCGCGCTCCAGGATCCCGGAGGGCACGCGGGGGTCGCCCGGCGCGGCGCCGACGGCGCCGAAGAGGATGGCGTCGAAGGAGCGCAGCCGATCGAGGGTCTCGTCCGTGAGGGTCTCCCCCGTCGCGAGCCAGTGCTCGGCGCCGAGGCCGAAGCGCTCCTTGGCCACGGTGACGCCCGCGGCGGAGGTCACGGCGCCGAGGACCTTCTCGGCCTCGGCCACGACCTCCGGGCCGATGCCGTCGCCGGGGACGACGGCGATGCTCAGGTGGTCGGGGGCTGCTGCGGCGCGCTGTTCGGTCATGCCGCCAGGATAGGAGCGCCCGGCCCCCTTCCTCCACGGTGCGGACGGTCGTCTCGCATGGCGGACACCGGCGGGCGCCGGTGGCGGGTCAGGAGCGCAGCGCGGCGGGCTCCTCGTAGCGCGGGAAGACGCCCTGCGGGGCCGGCAGCTCGGTGCCCGGCGCCAGTCGCTCGCCGAGGGCGGCGAAGTCGCGGGCCGGGCCCTGGGGCAGGCCGAGCAGGTCCAGCAGGCGCGCGGCGGAGTCCGGCATGACCGGCTGGACCAGCACGCCCACGGTGCGGACCACCTCGAGGGTGGTCCACAGGACCGTGGCCATCCGCTCCGGGTCGGTCTTGCGCAGCTTCCACGGCTCCATGGCGGTGAAGTAGCGGTTGGCGTCGGCGACGGTGCGCCAGATCAGCTCGAGCGCGCGGTGGAACTGCTGCTCGTCGAAGGCGGCGCGCACCGGCTCGAGCAGCCCGGCGGCCGCGTCGAGCAGCTCCCGGTCCTCGGCCGTGGGCGCCCCCGGCCCGGGGACCCGCCCGGCGCAGTTCTTGGCGACCATCGACAGCGAGCGCTGGGCGAGGTTGCCGAGGTCGTTGGCGAGGTCGGAGTTGATCCGGTTGCGGATCGCGTCGTGGGAGTAGCTGCCGTCCTGGCCGAAGGGCACCTCGCGCAGCAGGAAGAAGCGCAGCTGGTCGAGACCGTACTCGGCCACGAGGGCGTGCGGGTCGATGACGTTGCCGACGGACTTCGACATCTTCTCGCCCTGGTTGAACAGGAACCCGTGGGCGAAGACCCTCCGGGGCAGCGGCAGCCCGGCGGACATGAGGAACGCCGGCCAGTACACGGCGTGGAAGCGGGCGATGTCCTTGCCGATCACGTGGGCGTCGGCGGGCCAGTAGGTGCGGAACAGCTCGCCGTCGGTGTCGGGGAAGCCCACACCGGTGAGGTAGTTCGTCAGGGCGTCGACCCACACGTACATCACGTGGTCCGGGTCGCCGGGCACGGGCACGCCCCAGTCGAAGGTCGTGCGCGAGACGGAGAGGTCGGACAGCCCCGAGCGCACGAACGAGGCGACCTCGTTGCGCCGGGTCTCGGGGAAGACGAAGCCCTCGCGCTCGTAGAGCTCCAGCAGCCGGTCCTGGTAGGCGGAGAGGCGGAAGAAGTAGGACTGCTCCTCCGTCCAGGTGACCTCGGTGCCCGTGCCGGTCGAGCGGCGGACACCGTCCTCGCCGACCTCCGTCTCCTCCTCGGCGTAGTAGGCCTCGTCGCGCACCGAGTACCAGCCGGCGTAGGTGCCGAGGTAGATGTCCCCGGCCTGCTCCATGCGCTTCCAGATCGCCGCGGACGCGGCGTAGTGGTCGGGGTCGGTGGTGCGGATGAACCGGTCGTAGGAGATGTTCAGGGCGTCGTCCATCGCCCGGAAGCGGGCGGCGTTGCGGTCGGCGAGCTCCCGGGCGGTGAGGCCCTCCCGCTCCGCGGTCTGCTGCATCTTCTGCCCGTGCTCGTCCGTGCCGGTGAGGAAGCGGACGTCGTAGCCGTCCAGCCGCTTGAACCGGGCCAGCACGTCCGTCGCGATGACCTCGTAGGCGTGGCCGATGTGCGGGGCGCCGTTGGGGTACGAGATGGCCGTGGTGATGTAGTACGGGGTGCGGTCGGAGGAAGTCACGGCCTCCACTCTACCGACCCGCCGGGACGCGCGGGCGCCGGGGCCGGTCCGGCCCCGGACGCGGCGAGGGGCCGCGGCGGGCACGGGGCGTCCCGTGCCGTCCGCGGCCCCTCGGGGCGGGACGGGCGGCTCAGCGGGCCGCGGTGCCCTCGACGTAGTCGGCGTCGGGCGAGGTCCAGGCGAAGAGCTTGCGCAGCTCGCGGCCGGTGACCTCGATCGGGTGCTGCTCCTCCTTCTCGCGCAGCTTCCGGAACTCGGGCGCCCCGGCGTCCTGGTCCTCGATGAAGCGCTTGGCGAAGGTGCCGTCCTGGATGTCGGCCAGCACGGCCTTCATGTTCTCCTTCACGGCCGGGCTGATCACGCGGGGGCCGGAGACGTAGTCGCCGTACTCGGCGGTGTCGGAGATGGACCAGCGCTGCTTGGCGATCCCGCCCTCGACCATGAGATCGACGATGAGCTTGAGCTCGTGCAGCACCTCGAAGTAGGCGATCTCCGGCTGGTAGCCCGCCTCGACGAGGGTCTCGAAGCCGTACTGGACCAGGTGGGACATGCCGCCGCACAGCACGGCCTGCTCGCCGAAGAGGTCGGACTCGGTCTCCTCGGTGAAGGTGGTCCTGATGACGCCGGCGCGGGTGCCGCCGATGGCCTTGGCGTAGGACAGGCCGAGGGCGAG carries:
- a CDS encoding 3-isopropylmalate dehydrogenase, with amino-acid sequence MTEQRAAAAPDHLSIAVVPGDGIGPEVVAEAEKVLGAVTSAAGVTVAKERFGLGAEHWLATGETLTDETLDRLRSFDAILFGAVGAAPGDPRVPSGILERDVLLRLRFALDHYVNLRPSKLYPGTTSPLARPGEIDFVVVREGTEGPYAGNGGTLRAGTDAEIATEVSLNTAHGVRRLVRYAFELAARRERKKLTLVHKHNVLVNAGRLYARLVEEVGAQFPQVEVDYLHVDAATIFLTTDPARFDVIVTDNLFGDILTDLAGAVTGGIGLAPAGNINADRTAPSMFEPVHGSAPDIAGQQRANPVAAILATAMMLDHLGHPALAARVEAAVERDLAAHGNEQRTTAQVGDAVVAALG
- the ilvC gene encoding ketol-acid reductoisomerase; translated protein: MAEIFYDDDADLSIIQDRSVAVIGYGSQGHAHALNLRDSGVDVRIGLAEGSTSRAKAEAEGLRVLTVAEAVEESDVVMILTPDQVQRHVYAESIAPNLKDGDAIFFAHGFNIRYGYIEAPEGVDVVMVAPKGPGHTVRREFEAGRAVPALVAVEKDASGQALALGLSYAKAIGGTRAGVIRTTFTEETESDLFGEQAVLCGGMSHLVQYGFETLVEAGYQPEIAYFEVLHELKLIVDLMVEGGIAKQRWSISDTAEYGDYVSGPRVISPAVKENMKAVLADIQDGTFAKRFIEDQDAGAPEFRKLREKEEQHPIEVTGRELRKLFAWTSPDADYVEGTAAR
- the metG gene encoding methionine--tRNA ligase is translated as MTSSDRTPYYITTAISYPNGAPHIGHAYEVIATDVLARFKRLDGYDVRFLTGTDEHGQKMQQTAEREGLTARELADRNAARFRAMDDALNISYDRFIRTTDPDHYAASAAIWKRMEQAGDIYLGTYAGWYSVRDEAYYAEEETEVGEDGVRRSTGTGTEVTWTEEQSYFFRLSAYQDRLLELYEREGFVFPETRRNEVASFVRSGLSDLSVSRTTFDWGVPVPGDPDHVMYVWVDALTNYLTGVGFPDTDGELFRTYWPADAHVIGKDIARFHAVYWPAFLMSAGLPLPRRVFAHGFLFNQGEKMSKSVGNVIDPHALVAEYGLDQLRFFLLREVPFGQDGSYSHDAIRNRINSDLANDLGNLAQRSLSMVAKNCAGRVPGPGAPTAEDRELLDAAAGLLEPVRAAFDEQQFHRALELIWRTVADANRYFTAMEPWKLRKTDPERMATVLWTTLEVVRTVGVLVQPVMPDSAARLLDLLGLPQGPARDFAALGERLAPGTELPAPQGVFPRYEEPAALRS
- a CDS encoding branched-chain amino acid aminotransferase, whose amino-acid sequence is MTTQPTTFAHHLTQDPVPEEVRAAILADPGFGTNFTDHMVKIDWFGDVVAGTGRWNDPRIEPYGPLVLDPAAAVLHYGQEIFEGLKAYRHADGSVWTFRPEANAARLNRSARRLALPELPEQLFLDSLRELVAVDEQWVPDGEGESLYLRPFMIATEAFLGVRPSRQVLYSVIASPAGNYFGGPVQPVDIWLARDWARAGRGGTGAAKCGGNYAASLIAQIEGEAHGCQQVLFLDRDRGDAVEELGGMNVFFVHDDGTLVTPELTGTILEGVTRSSILQLARDRGLTVEERRFTLDEWREGWRSGRITEAFACGTAAVITPIGRLVSTEGAIGDDDARPGPVTMDIRRQLLEIQTGRAEDPHGWLTRLV